From Pelagibacterium flavum:
CAAGCCGGCCAAGGCCCGCATTCAGCGCGCGATCGAATTGACGCGCGAGCTGCTCGAGGTTCCCGAAGACTATCTGATCGGCATCGTGCCGGCATCGGATACGGGCGCCGTGGAAATGGCGCTGTGGGGCATGCTGGGCGCACGCGGCGTCGACATGCTGACCTGGGAATCGTTTGGGGCCGGTTGGGTCACCGACGTTCAAAAGCAACTCAAGCTCGACGATGTGCGTGTGCTCAAGGCCGAATATGGCGAGCTGCCGGACCTCTCCGAAGTCGATTTTACCCGTGACGTGGTGTTCACCTGGAACGGGACGACCTCGGGCGTTCGGGTTCCTGACGGGGACTGGATCCCGGCGGACCGCGAGGGGCTGACCATTTGCGATGCCACTTCGGCAGCGTTTGCGCAGAACCTTGATTTTTCCAAGCTCGATGTGGTGACCTTTTCCTGGCAGAAGGCGCTGGGCGGGGAAGCCGCGCACGGCATTCTGATCCTCTCGCCGCGCGCCGTGGAACGGCTGGAAACCTTCACACCGGCCAACCGTCCGCTGCCGAAAATTTTCCGGCTGACCAAGGGTGGCAAGCTGATGGCCGAAGTCTTTGAAGGCGCGACCATTAATACGGTGTCGATGATCTGTATCGAAGACGCCGTGGACGCCATGGAATGGGGTCTCAAGGTTGGCGGGCTCAAGGCGCTGCAGGCGCGGGCCGATGCCAATGAAAAGGCGATTGCCGATTGGGTGGCAAAGACCGATTGGGTTGATTTTCTCGCCACCGATCCAAAGGTGCGGTCCAACACTTCGGTGTGCCTGAAGATCGTCGATCCAGACGTCACAGCGCTTTCAGATGAGGCGCAGGCAAAGCTCGCCAAGGCCGTTGTCTCCCGGCTCGACAAGGAAGCGGTGGCCTACGATATCGGCGGCTATCGCGATGCGCCGACAGGGTTCCGTATCTGGTGCGGCTCGACAGTGGAAACGGCCGATCTCGAAAAGCTGACACCGTGGCTCGACTGGGCATTTGCCCAGGAAAAAGCAGCCGCTCTGGCCTGATTTCAGCCGTGCGCGCCGGGATGGCGCGCCGCCATTTTCCCCAATTTCAGATTTGATGGAGGGCGCAATGCCCAAGGTTCTCGTTTCAGACAAGATCAGCCCGGCGGCGATCGAGATTTTCAAGGCAAACGGGGTGGAGGTCGATTACCTCCCCGATGTTGGCAAGGACAAGGAAAAGCTGGCCGAAATCATCGGGCAGTATGACGGGCTCGCCATCCGTTCGGCGACCAAGGTGACCGACAAGATCCTGGCCAACGCCACCAATCTCAAGGTGATCGGGCGCGCCGGGATCGGGGTGGACAATGTCGATATTCCGGCAGCCACCGCCAAGGGCGTGATCGTGATGAACACCCCGTTCGGCAATTCGATCACCACGGCCGAACACGCGATTTCGATGATGCTGGCGCTGGCGCGGCAGATCCCGGAGGCCGATGCGTCGACCCGGGCCTCCAAGTGGGAAAAGAACCGCTTCATGGGCGTTGAGGTGACCAACAAGACGCTGGGCCTGATCGGTGCGGGCAATATCGGCTCGATCGTTGCCGACCGCGCGCAGGGCCTGAAAATGAAGGTCATCGCGTATGATCCGTTCCTCACCCCCGAGCGGGCGATCGATCTGGGCGTGGAAAAGGTGGAACTGGACGATCTTCTGGCCCGGGCCGATTTTATCACGCTGCACACGCCGCTGATCGATGCGACGCGCAACATCATTTCGGCCGAAGCGATCGCCAAGATGAAGGACGGCGTGCGGATCATCAACTGCGCGCGTGGCGGCCTGATCGATGAAGCAGCGCTGAAAGATGCGCTCGAGGCGGGCAAGGTCGCCGGCGCGGCGCTGGATGTGTTCCTGGAAGAACCGGCCAAGGACAATCCGCTGTTTGGCCTGGCCAATGTCATCTGCACGCCCCATCTTGGCGCGTCGACCACCGAAGCACAGGAAAATGTCGCGCTGCAGGTGGCCGAGCAGATTTCGGCCTATCTCAACACAGGCGAAGTCATCAATGCGCTGAACTTCCCATCGATTTCCGCCGAAGAAGCGCCCAAGCTGACGCCATTCGTCAAGCTGGCCGAGCTCTTGGGATCGTTTGCCGGGCAGTTGACCGAAACGGCGATCAGCGGCATCCGCATCGAGTTCGAGGGCGACGTCTCCGCGCTCAACACCAAGCCGATGGTGGCCGCGTTGCTCAATGGCGTGCTCAAGCCGCTGCTGGGCGATGTGAACATGGTTTCGGCACCGGCGCTGGCCAAGGATCGCGGCATTGCCGTTGAAACGGTCAATCGCGAGCAGGTGGGCGCTTACGACAACCTCATCCGCCTCACCGTGGTGACCGAGCGGCAGGAGCGCAGCGTCGCCGGTACGGTCTATGGGACCAAGGCGCCGCGGATTGTCGAGATCAAGGGGATCACGCTTGAAGCGGAAGTGACCCCGCACATGCTCTACATCACCAATGAGGACAAGCCGGGCTTTATCGGCCGTCTGGGCACGCTCATGGGGCAGCTTGGCATCAATATCGCCAACTTCAATCTCGGTCGGGTCGAGCAGGGCAAGGACGCGATCGCGCTTCTGTCCATCGACAGCGAGCTGACCGATGGCGAGTTGACGCAGATCGAAGGGCTCGAGGGAGTCAAGCAGGCCAAGCGGCTGGTGTTTACGGTCTGAGGCCCATCACATAGATTTTGGCAAGGGCGGCAGCGATGCCGCCCTTTTTTGTACTTCCGAACAGAAAAAGTGGGGTCCGCCTATGCTGGACGTCCCCTATTGCGGCTTTAAGATGTCGCGAAGATTGCGGCGGGCTGCATATTCGGCAATGCCGATGCCGGCGACGATGAAGGCAGCGGCGATCAAGTGGAAGATTTCGAGGGTTTCGCCGAGGACAAAGACGGCGAGCAGGGCGCCGAAGACGGGAATGAGGTTTATGAACAGGCTCGCCCGATTGGGGCCGATCAGTTCTACCCCGCGTGCGTAGGTCATCTGTGCGACGATGGAAGGCAGGAGGGCAACATAGAGAACGACGGCCCAGCCGCGCCAGCTCATGGTGGCTACGTCCGCGACAAGGCCGGTCGTGCCGGTGCCCAAAACCAACTGATAGAAGGCGGCGGCGAGCATGGCGAAAAAGCTGGTGCAGGCGATAAAGCTCAGCCAGCCGATTTTTGGCTTGTAGCGCAGCATGAGTGAGTGGAGCGCGTAAAAAAGAGCGGCGAGCAGCATCAGGGCATCGCCGATATTGACGTCGAGCCCGACCAGCCGAAGGGGACTGCCATGGGTTGCGACGTGGATGACGCCATAGATGGTGAGCACCACGCCCACGATGTGGAGCCCGGAGGCGCGAACGCGGAAGATTGCGAAATTGCCCACCATGACGAGCACGGGAATGGCGGCCTGGATCATGGCGACATTAACGGCGGCGGTGTAGGTGGTTGCGGCGTAAAGCAGGACGTTGAAGCTGGTGAAGCCGAGAACGCCGTAAAAGGCCAGCCAGCCCCAGCCGCGGCGGATTTCGCTCCAATCGGCGCGCAGGCTCGTCCAGGCGAAGGGCACGATGATGACAAAAGCCACCATCCAGCGCATGACCGAGAGCGCATAGGGATCAAGCTCGCCGATGGCCATCTTGCCGGCAATGATATTGGCGCCCCAGAACAGCGTGGACAGGGTCAAAAGCAGGTAGGGCTGGCCCATGAGCCGCGTTAAAGGATTGGATGGTTGCGCGGCGGAGGCGGGGGACTTTGTCATAACGGGCCTTGTACTTTATAGAACCCGGACTTATCAGCGTTTTGGCTCGCGGTGAAACATAGATTTTTCATCGGCGGCTCCCCGGTCCGGATGGCGGGGCGTGGCGGACACGAAAGGGAAATTGGCGTAAATGGCGAATGTTGTGGTGGTCGGCTCGCAATGGGGCGACGAGGGCAAGGGCAAGATTGTTGACTGGCTTTCCGAGCGCGCCGATGTGGTGGTGCGCTATCAGGGTGGGCACAATGCCGGCCATACGCTCGTCATCGACGGGGTGAGCTACAAGCTTTCACTCCTGCCCTCGGGGCTGGTGCGCGGCAAGTTTTCAGTGATCGGCAATGGCGTTGTGGTCGATCCGCACCACTTCGTTTCCGAAGTCGACAAGATTGCCGGGCAGGGCATTTCGGTGACGCCCGAGGTTTTGCGCATCGCCGAGAATGCGCCGCTGATCCTCTCGCTGCACCGTGAACTGGACGCGCTGCGCGAGGACTCCAATTCCGGACTCAAGATCGGCACGACCAGACGCGGGATCGGGCCGGCCTATGAGGACAAGGTTGGCCGTCGGGCGATCCGGGTTTGCGATCTGGCCGAGCCTGAAACGCTGATGGACAAGATCGAGCGGCTTTTGACCCACCACAATGCGCTGCGGCGCGGCATGGGGGCGGCCGAGGTTTCGGCGCAGGCAATCCATGATGAACTGATGGCAGTGGCCGACAAGATCCTGCCGTTCATGGACAGGGTTTGGGAACTGCTCGACGAGCGGCGCAAACGCGGCGAACGCATTCTGTTCGAGGGCGCCCAGGGGGCCCTGCTCGACAATGATCACGGCACCTATCCGTTCGTGACCTCGTCCAATACCGTGGCCGGGCAGGCGGCGCCCGGCTCGGGACTTGGGCCGGCGGCTATCGACTATGTTCTCGGTATTACAAAGGCCTATACAACCCGGGTGGGTGAGGGGCCGTTTCCGACCGAGCAGGACAACGAGGTCGGTCAGTTCCTCGGCGAGAAGGGGCACGAGTTTGGTGTCGTGACCGGACGCAAGCGGCGCTGCGGGTGGTTTGACGCGGTGATCGTGCGTCAGACTGTGCGGACTTCGGGCATTCACGGTATCGCCTTGACCAAACTCGATGTGCTCGACGGGATGGACGAAATCCAGGTTTGCGTCGGCTATGAACTTGACGGGCAGAGAATAGATTATCTGCCTGCCTCAATGGGGGCACAAAGTCGAGTCAAGCCAATTTACGAAACGCTGGATGGCTGGAAAGAAACGACCGCAGGCGCCCGGAGCTGGGCTGAATTGCCCGCTCAGGCGATCAAATATGTGCGGCGGATCGAAGAACTGATCGGCGCGAGTGTGGCCATGCTCTCCACAAGTCCGGAACGCGAAGACACGATTTTGGTACAGGACCCGTTTCAAGATTGAATTTTCTTGTTTAGAAACAACTTTGTCTAATGCCGGCAACAAGTGATGTTGAGTAGATATGGCCGACTATCGTGAACTCTTGCGCAAGGCGATCGATGCCCTGCCGGACAATACCGGGGCTAATCGCCGGGCGGTTTACGAAAAGGCGCGCAGTGCTCTGGTTGCCCAGTTGCGCGCCATCGAGCCACCCTTGCCGGCGCGTGAGATCACGACCCATCGGCTAAATCTTGAAGACTGTATTCGCGAGGTCGAACACGAGGCGACCGAACGGCTCCTGGGGCGTTTCCGCGCCGTGGAGGAGCCGGAACCGGAAGCCGAGCCCGAAATCGCACCAGATGTCGAGGATGTGACCGATGAGCCGGCCGCACCGTTCGATGACCGTGACGAAGTTCTGGTGGAGGCCGAAGCCGAGCCCGAAGAGGTTGAGCCCGAGCCAGAAATTGAATCGGACGATAGCGAGAGGGATGATTTCGTCTCGGCTCCGGCCAATGATTTTGTCCCCGAGCCCGAGCCCGAGCCCGAGCCCGAGCCCGAGCCCGAGCCCGAGACTGAGGCCGAGACCAGTGAGCCACATGCCGACGAGCCCGAAGTGGTCGAGCGTGAGCCCCGGTGGGGGGAAGACGGCGAGGAGGGGAGCGCTGCAGGCGAGGACCGGTTTTCGTCCGAACCAGCCTCCATGTTTGCGCCAGACGAAGAAAATTTGCCTTCCGGAGATGACGAGGCCGTCGAGGCGGT
This genomic window contains:
- the serA gene encoding phosphoglycerate dehydrogenase, with the translated sequence MPKVLVSDKISPAAIEIFKANGVEVDYLPDVGKDKEKLAEIIGQYDGLAIRSATKVTDKILANATNLKVIGRAGIGVDNVDIPAATAKGVIVMNTPFGNSITTAEHAISMMLALARQIPEADASTRASKWEKNRFMGVEVTNKTLGLIGAGNIGSIVADRAQGLKMKVIAYDPFLTPERAIDLGVEKVELDDLLARADFITLHTPLIDATRNIISAEAIAKMKDGVRIINCARGGLIDEAALKDALEAGKVAGAALDVFLEEPAKDNPLFGLANVICTPHLGASTTEAQENVALQVAEQISAYLNTGEVINALNFPSISAEEAPKLTPFVKLAELLGSFAGQLTETAISGIRIEFEGDVSALNTKPMVAALLNGVLKPLLGDVNMVSAPALAKDRGIAVETVNREQVGAYDNLIRLTVVTERQERSVAGTVYGTKAPRIVEIKGITLEAEVTPHMLYITNEDKPGFIGRLGTLMGQLGINIANFNLGRVEQGKDAIALLSIDSELTDGELTQIEGLEGVKQAKRLVFTV
- a CDS encoding DMT family transporter translates to MTKSPASAAQPSNPLTRLMGQPYLLLTLSTLFWGANIIAGKMAIGELDPYALSVMRWMVAFVIIVPFAWTSLRADWSEIRRGWGWLAFYGVLGFTSFNVLLYAATTYTAAVNVAMIQAAIPVLVMVGNFAIFRVRASGLHIVGVVLTIYGVIHVATHGSPLRLVGLDVNIGDALMLLAALFYALHSLMLRYKPKIGWLSFIACTSFFAMLAAAFYQLVLGTGTTGLVADVATMSWRGWAVVLYVALLPSIVAQMTYARGVELIGPNRASLFINLIPVFGALLAVFVLGETLEIFHLIAAAFIVAGIGIAEYAARRNLRDILKPQ
- a CDS encoding phosphoserine transaminase, which produces MTDISAATEVAKPAVRPENPNFSSGPCAKRPGWTVEALSGALVGRSHRAKPAKARIQRAIELTRELLEVPEDYLIGIVPASDTGAVEMALWGMLGARGVDMLTWESFGAGWVTDVQKQLKLDDVRVLKAEYGELPDLSEVDFTRDVVFTWNGTTSGVRVPDGDWIPADREGLTICDATSAAFAQNLDFSKLDVVTFSWQKALGGEAAHGILILSPRAVERLETFTPANRPLPKIFRLTKGGKLMAEVFEGATINTVSMICIEDAVDAMEWGLKVGGLKALQARADANEKAIADWVAKTDWVDFLATDPKVRSNTSVCLKIVDPDVTALSDEAQAKLAKAVVSRLDKEAVAYDIGGYRDAPTGFRIWCGSTVETADLEKLTPWLDWAFAQEKAAALA
- a CDS encoding adenylosuccinate synthase, whose translation is MANVVVVGSQWGDEGKGKIVDWLSERADVVVRYQGGHNAGHTLVIDGVSYKLSLLPSGLVRGKFSVIGNGVVVDPHHFVSEVDKIAGQGISVTPEVLRIAENAPLILSLHRELDALREDSNSGLKIGTTRRGIGPAYEDKVGRRAIRVCDLAEPETLMDKIERLLTHHNALRRGMGAAEVSAQAIHDELMAVADKILPFMDRVWELLDERRKRGERILFEGAQGALLDNDHGTYPFVTSSNTVAGQAAPGSGLGPAAIDYVLGITKAYTTRVGEGPFPTEQDNEVGQFLGEKGHEFGVVTGRKRRCGWFDAVIVRQTVRTSGIHGIALTKLDVLDGMDEIQVCVGYELDGQRIDYLPASMGAQSRVKPIYETLDGWKETTAGARSWAELPAQAIKYVRRIEELIGASVAMLSTSPEREDTILVQDPFQD